The Penicillium oxalicum strain HP7-1 chromosome IV, whole genome shotgun sequence genome contains a region encoding:
- a CDS encoding putative 3-hydroxyisobutyrate dehydrogenase — protein MPAMSLRSTSLLQRAPLRVAGTSRRWPSSPSFPNSVRFISATAHRNKTWGFIGLGQMGYNMAKNLYAKIPASDTMIIRDVNEAAATQFVAEAQETAHSGANAVQGRIEIAKNAREVAEKSTVMITSLPESKHVIEVYHSILKEGKLPELDEERLFIDTSTIDPVTSKDIANAIHSTKFGRFVDAPVSGGVVGARAGTLSFMFGASSQTEELLERVRGVLALMGKKAWHLGEPGAGVSGKLANNYMLAINNIATAEAMNLGIRWGLDPKNLADMINSSTGRCWPSEVNNPVPGVVETAPASRGYEGGFGVSLMNKDLRLALAAAESSNTPLVLGSSAREVYNAVEEAHRGKDFSVVYQWLKGKSKPQ, from the exons ATGCCGGCGATGTCACTCCGCAGCACTTCACTACTCCAAAGGGCCCCCCTCCGCGTCGCGGGGACTAGCCGACGCTGGCCGAGCTCTCCGAGCTTCCCAAATTCTGTCAGATTCATCTCAGCAACAGCACATCGGAACAAGACATGGGGTTTTATCGGGCTGGGACAAATGG GCTACAACATGGCCAAGAATCTTTATGCGAAGATTCCTGCTTCGGATACAATGATCATTCGCGACGTCAATGAGGCCGCAGCAACGCAGTTCGTTGCCGAAGCGCAGGAAACAGCCCATAGTGGAGCGAATGCTGTTCAAGGACGGATTGAAATAGCTAAGAATGCGCGAGAGGTTGCTGAGAAGTCG ACTGTTATGATCACCAGTCTTCCAGAGTCCAAGCACGTCATCGAAGTATATCACTCAATTCTGAAGGAAGGAAAACTTCCCGAACTTGATGAGGAGCGCCTGTTCATCGATACGTCCACGATCGACCCTGTCACATCGAAAGACATCGCCAATGCCATTCATAGTACAAAATTCGGCCGCTTTGTCGACGCCCCTGTCTCCGGCGGCGTTGTTGGCGCTCGTGCGGGAACATTGTCGTTCATGTTCGGCGCTTCCTCGCAAACAGAAGAGCTGCTAGAGCGAGTACGTGGTGTTCTCGCCTTGATGGGCAAAAAGGCCTGGCATCTCGGTGAGCCAGGAGCTGGGGTTTCCGGAAAATTGGCCAACAACTACATGCTTGCCATTAATAACATTGCCACCGCGGAGGCAATGAACTTGGGCATTCGGTGGGGTCTCGACCCCAAGAATTTAGCCGATATGATCAACTCCTCAACCGGACGGTGCTGGCCTTCAGAAGTCAATAACCCCGTACCGGGAGTTGTAGAGACCGCACCCGCCTCTCGAGGCTATGAGGGTGGATTTGGAGTAAGCCTGATGAACAAAGACCTGCGTTTGGCACTCGCTGCAGCCGAGAGCTCAAATACTCCTTTGGTTCTTGGAAGCTCAGCTCGGGAGGTTTACAATGCCGTGGAAGAAGCCCATCGTGGCAAGGACTTTTCTGTTGTTTATCAATGGCTGAAGGGCAAGTCGAAGCCCCAATAG